The genomic window AGCTTGCCATCATGATTTCATAACTTAGCTCCGCATTACCATCAAACTGCATCCGACACCGGATCAAATCGGCAGGTAGAATCGAAACGTTCCAAGTCGCAACAAAAGGAATACTATCTCCTGCCTCGATTTTGCGCTGTCCTTCTAGCACTCCTTTTTTATATAAGCTAATGGCTAAAGGTAAAATATTGCGCTTGTTTCCCTGAAAATAGGGCATATATACGCGGACATCTTGCGGGTTAGCGGGCTGTAGTTGTTCGACAGACATAAAAATATTCCTTAAATTGATTGCTAAAAAGCTGTTAACCTAGACTGCTGTTCATAATATGCCCAAAAACTAGCGATTAATCCCACAGAAAATTACTAATTTCTGCTGCTAATTTTTTTAGTCAAAGTCAAAATGATTGACTCACGGTTTATTATGGGCTGAAGATGACTTAAGAAAATTCTGGTGAGCAAATTTTATGGCTCCACTGGTTGCCAACTACTACTTGACCTATCGGTGTAATGCTCGCTGTCACTTTTGTAACATTTGGGCATTAGAACCACCGAAAGAAGCCGATTATGAGACAATTCAACATAATTTGGTTGATTTACGCAAGCTAGGTGTAAATTACATTGATTTTACTGGGGGCGAACCATTGTTACGCGCCGATGTTGGTCAAATATACCACGAGGCAAAGCGTCTAGGGTTTATGACCAGCATGACGACAAATACAATTTTGTATCCCAAAAAAGCCAAAGAAGTTCAAGGAGTCGTAGACTTTTTAAATTTTTCTTTAGATGGCGCGGATTCTGAAACTCACGACCGATCGAGAGGAGTCAGAATTTTTGACAATTTGGTAGAATCGGTAAAAATTGCCCAATCTTTAGGGGAATATCCCGTACTCAACCACACTGTCACAGCGCAAAACTACGAGCGAATTGATGAGATTGGCGAATTAGGATTGCGATTAGGGGCGAGAGTATGGCTAAATCCAGCCTTTACCGCCTATGACAACTATAATTCCCAGAAAAACCCGACTCCCGACATGGTGGCGGCAATTCAAGCCAGTGGGAAGAAGTACAAAAATGTCGGGTACAATAAAGCTGCATTGGCTTTTATTGAAGCTGGCGGCAATGATACCAAAAACCCCCGTTGTAAAGCGGTAGATGCGGTAATTGCAATTTCTCCTGACGACCAACTGCTGTTGCCTTGTTACCACTTTGCCCAATCGGGCGTACCCATTAACGGTAAGCTTTATGAGCTTTATCGAGAATCGGAAGAAGTGGAGAAGTATCGCGCTTCTCAAGGTAAGCTATCAGTCTGTGAAGGCTGTACAGTATGGTGTTATTTGATCCCCAGCTTCAATATGGGTGTAGACAAATACTGGTGGCTAAATACAGTAACTTATGCCAGCGAATTTTTGGCAAGAAAACGATTCTTACAACGAGCTTGAAGCGCTTAATTCGTTGTTATCTGAGTTCTCCGAACCAGAGGAATCAACAGGAAGTGTTGAGGAGTCAATGTTAGAGGTTTCAGCATCTCTAACATCTGGCTATAAAGGACGCAGGCGCAAAGCGGCGGTAGTTTTAACTGTAGTTTGGGGCGGTACGATCGCCCTACACTTGGTTTCTTGGGGTACATGGTTTGTGGTCGGCATGACTACGATTTTTGGGATTCATGCTTTGGGACTGGTTTTTACTCGCCCCCGCATCGCACCCGCTCCATTATCGGGAGATTTGACAAATTGTCCTACAGTTTCCTTGCTAGTGGCTGCCAAAAATGAGGAGGCGGTAATTAGTAAGCTAGTGAAAATGCTATGTAGTATCAATTACCCATTGGATAAATACGAAATTTGGGTAGTAGACGACAACAGCACCGACAAAACACCAGAGTTGCTGGCAAAACTAGCGCAAAAATATCCTCAATTAAAAGTATTACGGCGCACCGAAACCAGTGGCGGAAAATCTGGGGCGTTAAATGATGTATTGCCATTGACAACCGGAGAATTTTTAGGTGTATTTGATGCCGATGCTCAAGTATCGCCGGATTTACTGCGACAGGTATTGCCCTTATTTGATAAACAAGTAGTAGGGGCTGTACAAGTAAGAAAAGCGATCGCCAATTCTGGAACTAATTTCTGGACAAAAGGACAAAGTACAGAAATGGCTCTAGATAGTTATATGCAGCAACAGCGCATTGCTAGAGGCGGTTTAGGAGATTTGCGCGGTAATGGTCAATTTGTGCGGCGAGAGGCTTTAGAGCGCTGCGGAGGCTGGAATGAGGAGACAATCACCGATGACTTGGACTTGGCTTTGCGTTTGCACCTCGATCAGTGGGATATTGAGTTTTTGAGCTTTCCCCCGGTGATGGAAGAAGGGGTAACTACGGCGGTTTCTTTATGGCATCAGCGCAATCGGTGGGCTGAAGGGCAATCCCAGCGTTATCTAGATTACTGGAGAGCAATTTTTAGCAATCGGCTAGGAAGGGTAAAAAGCTTTGATTTGGCGATGTTTTTAATCATTCAGCAGATTTTGCCGATCGCTTCCGTACCTGACTTAATGATGTCTTTAGTTCGCCATCGAGCGCCC from Synechocystis sp. PCC 7509 includes these protein-coding regions:
- the ebsA gene encoding type IV pilus biogenesis protein EbsA — encoded protein: MSVEQLQPANPQDVRVYMPYFQGNKRNILPLAISLYKKGVLEGQRKIEAGDSIPFVATWNVSILPADLIRCRMQFDGNAELSYEIMMASSVLVDFLIDVVVTFQLAQTTDFPKGFYRKLLRKDD
- a CDS encoding glycosyltransferase is translated as MPANFWQENDSYNELEALNSLLSEFSEPEESTGSVEESMLEVSASLTSGYKGRRRKAAVVLTVVWGGTIALHLVSWGTWFVVGMTTIFGIHALGLVFTRPRIAPAPLSGDLTNCPTVSLLVAAKNEEAVISKLVKMLCSINYPLDKYEIWVVDDNSTDKTPELLAKLAQKYPQLKVLRRTETSGGKSGALNDVLPLTTGEFLGVFDADAQVSPDLLRQVLPLFDKQVVGAVQVRKAIANSGTNFWTKGQSTEMALDSYMQQQRIARGGLGDLRGNGQFVRREALERCGGWNEETITDDLDLALRLHLDQWDIEFLSFPPVMEEGVTTAVSLWHQRNRWAEGQSQRYLDYWRAIFSNRLGRVKSFDLAMFLIIQQILPIASVPDLMMSLVRHRAPVMAPLTGLTLSLSVVSMFMGLKKERKEESLSAAALVAIALQTLRGTIYMLHWLVVMVGTTARMSVRQKRLKWVKTVHEGSHD
- a CDS encoding radical SAM protein; amino-acid sequence: MAPLVANYYLTYRCNARCHFCNIWALEPPKEADYETIQHNLVDLRKLGVNYIDFTGGEPLLRADVGQIYHEAKRLGFMTSMTTNTILYPKKAKEVQGVVDFLNFSLDGADSETHDRSRGVRIFDNLVESVKIAQSLGEYPVLNHTVTAQNYERIDEIGELGLRLGARVWLNPAFTAYDNYNSQKNPTPDMVAAIQASGKKYKNVGYNKAALAFIEAGGNDTKNPRCKAVDAVIAISPDDQLLLPCYHFAQSGVPINGKLYELYRESEEVEKYRASQGKLSVCEGCTVWCYLIPSFNMGVDKYWWLNTVTYASEFLARKRFLQRA